The Anaeromicrobium sediminis genome includes a region encoding these proteins:
- a CDS encoding Na+/H+ antiporter family protein: protein MLTNPVVISVFVMTILCLMKMNVILSLIISGLIGGLLAGIPLSEVMSILIGGMGGNAETALSYILLGALAVAVNKTGLATILSKKIASAISGRGKILVFIIAFISCFSQNVIPVHIAFIPILIPPLLGVMNKLKIDRRAVACALTFGLKTPYIALPIGFGLIFHGIIADEMTNNGMAIAKTAVWKGMWMPGLGMLVGLLIAVLITYRKPRTYEDISAADEAAATMEKEIVFGKNHFVALIGAVAALVIQLTIGSLPLGALVGLVIMIAGGAIKWSEMDDMMSGGIKMMGFIAFVMLVAAGYGSVIRETGGVDSLVTSTASIIGGSKLLGAVVMILIGLFITMGIGTSFGTIPIIATIYVPLCLKLNFSPLATAILIGTAAALGDAGSPASDSTLGPTSGLSVDGQHDHIWDTCVPTFLHFNIPLVIFGVIGALML, encoded by the coding sequence ATGTTGACAAATCCAGTTGTAATATCAGTATTTGTAATGACCATATTATGTCTAATGAAAATGAATGTAATTCTATCCCTAATAATCTCTGGTCTTATAGGAGGATTATTAGCGGGCATACCATTATCTGAAGTAATGAGTATTTTAATTGGTGGTATGGGTGGTAATGCAGAAACTGCTTTAAGTTATATACTACTAGGAGCACTAGCAGTGGCAGTAAATAAAACTGGTTTAGCTACGATTTTATCTAAAAAGATAGCTTCAGCAATTTCTGGAAGAGGAAAAATATTAGTTTTTATAATTGCCTTTATAAGTTGTTTTTCTCAAAACGTAATACCTGTTCATATTGCATTTATTCCAATATTAATACCTCCACTATTAGGAGTAATGAATAAATTAAAAATAGATAGAAGAGCAGTTGCATGTGCTTTAACATTTGGACTTAAAACTCCATATATTGCTCTACCTATTGGATTTGGACTAATATTCCACGGAATAATCGCTGATGAAATGACTAACAATGGAATGGCAATTGCAAAAACAGCCGTATGGAAAGGTATGTGGATGCCAGGTCTTGGAATGTTAGTAGGTTTATTAATAGCCGTACTTATAACTTATAGAAAGCCTAGAACATATGAAGACATAAGTGCTGCTGATGAAGCGGCAGCTACTATGGAAAAGGAAATTGTATTTGGAAAGAATCATTTTGTAGCATTAATAGGAGCTGTAGCTGCATTAGTGATACAGCTTACTATAGGATCATTACCTCTTGGAGCTTTAGTAGGACTAGTAATTATGATTGCTGGTGGAGCTATTAAATGGTCTGAGATGGATGATATGATGAGCGGCGGTATAAAAATGATGGGTTTCATAGCCTTTGTTATGTTAGTAGCAGCAGGTTATGGTAGTGTCATAAGAGAAACAGGTGGTGTAGATAGTCTAGTAACTTCAACTGCTAGTATTATTGGTGGAAGTAAGTTATTAGGTGCAGTAGTAATGATTTTAATCGGTTTATTCATTACTATGGGAATAGGTACTTCATTTGGAACTATTCCAATTATAGCAACTATTTATGTACCTCTTTGTTTAAAATTAAACTTTAGCCCTCTTGCTACAGCTATACTAATAGGTACAGCAGCTGCATTAGGAGATGCAGGTTCACCAGCATCAGATAGTACATTAGGACCTACATCAGGATTAAGTGTAGATGGACAACATGATCATATTTGGGATACGTGTGTTCCAACTTTCCTTCACTTTAATATTCCACTTGTAATATTTGGTGTTATAGGAGCTCTTATGTTATAA
- a CDS encoding UxaA family hydrolase, with translation MKKVIKKSSNDNVATALESINSSEKVQIISDKNENLGEIEALESIPFGNKIALVHIKDSDEIIKCGFSIGITTKEISKGKLVHVHNVESQRVDIPAMAKKEIIKQMGIKVD, from the coding sequence TTGAAAAAAGTTATAAAAAAATCTAGTAATGATAATGTGGCAACCGCATTAGAAAGTATTAATTCTAGTGAGAAAGTACAAATAATTTCTGATAAGAATGAGAATTTAGGAGAAATTGAAGCACTTGAATCAATTCCCTTTGGTAACAAAATAGCACTTGTCCATATTAAAGATAGTGATGAAATAATAAAATGTGGATTTTCTATTGGTATAACAACAAAAGAAATTTCAAAGGGAAAATTAGTTCATGTTCATAATGTGGAAAGTCAAAGAGTTGACATACCAGCAATGGCAAAAAAAGAAATTATAAAACAAATGGGAATTAAAGTAGATTAA
- a CDS encoding BCCT family transporter, translating into MKKIDKLLISISLSVVLAIVGLLYFKPDESQAVANVIFGKMTNWFGSATLLFTFFGFILLVYVAISKYGNIRFGDSEPEYSTFKWVSMMISCGLGSATIYWAFIEWAYYIGTPGLGIEANTQRAFEMALPYNMFHWGFSAWTLYALVGLPMCYHFHVRKNKGLSLSSIISEITGIKQNGIIGRILDVMFIFICFGGLSITLGVSVPLVSQVLSAVLGITPSFMMNIVLILIISVVYSLSSYIGIQKGMAMISNMNTKLAIGFCVGIVILGPGLFIIANTTNALGLMLQNFVQMSLYTDPIGKTGFPQSWTIFYWLYWITYAPFTGIFIAKVSKGRTLRSVVTNTIISGSAGCFFFFGVISSLSLDRQLRGIVDMVKMLGEGNDTVAIIEVLRTLPFSGIFMLIFCIVSVLFLATTLDGAAFTMASTATPGLKENEEPHPMHRLFWCVALALVPLTLIFIGANLNTIKTAAIITGIPILVIMIVMIIGWMKWMAKDFDSLSIKKEQV; encoded by the coding sequence ATGAAAAAAATTGATAAACTATTAATCTCAATCAGTCTTAGTGTTGTATTAGCTATAGTAGGCTTATTGTATTTTAAACCAGATGAATCACAAGCTGTGGCAAACGTTATTTTTGGTAAGATGACAAATTGGTTCGGATCAGCCACATTATTGTTCACATTCTTTGGTTTCATATTATTAGTATATGTTGCCATTAGTAAGTATGGAAATATTCGTTTTGGCGATAGTGAACCAGAGTATTCCACATTTAAATGGGTTTCTATGATGATTAGTTGTGGCCTTGGTTCTGCTACCATATACTGGGCATTCATTGAATGGGCATATTATATTGGTACTCCCGGTTTAGGTATTGAAGCAAATACACAAAGAGCCTTTGAAATGGCCCTTCCATATAACATGTTCCATTGGGGATTTAGTGCCTGGACATTATATGCTTTAGTGGGTTTACCAATGTGCTATCATTTTCATGTGCGCAAAAACAAAGGATTAAGTCTTAGTTCTATAATAAGTGAAATTACTGGTATTAAGCAAAATGGAATTATAGGTAGAATTTTAGATGTTATGTTTATTTTTATATGTTTTGGCGGATTAAGTATTACATTAGGAGTATCAGTTCCGTTGGTTTCTCAGGTTCTTTCAGCTGTACTAGGAATTACACCTTCATTCATGATGAATATAGTGCTTATTTTAATAATATCTGTAGTTTACTCCTTAAGTTCATATATTGGAATACAAAAGGGAATGGCTATGATATCCAATATGAATACTAAGCTTGCCATAGGGTTTTGTGTAGGAATTGTAATACTTGGACCAGGGTTATTTATAATTGCTAATACAACAAATGCCTTAGGTTTAATGCTTCAAAACTTTGTACAAATGAGTCTGTATACAGATCCAATAGGAAAAACAGGATTTCCACAGTCTTGGACTATCTTCTACTGGTTATACTGGATCACTTACGCGCCATTTACAGGAATATTCATAGCAAAGGTTTCAAAGGGAAGAACTTTACGTTCAGTTGTAACGAATACCATAATTAGCGGAAGTGCTGGTTGTTTCTTCTTCTTTGGTGTAATATCTAGTTTATCCCTTGATCGTCAATTAAGGGGAATCGTTGATATGGTTAAGATGCTAGGTGAAGGAAATGATACAGTTGCAATCATAGAAGTATTAAGGACTTTACCTTTTAGTGGAATCTTCATGTTAATATTCTGCATTGTTTCCGTATTATTCCTTGCAACAACTTTAGATGGAGCTGCCTTTACAATGGCATCAACGGCAACACCTGGGCTTAAGGAAAATGAAGAACCTCATCCTATGCATAGATTATTCTGGTGTGTTGCATTAGCTCTTGTTCCACTAACATTGATTTTTATCGGAGCAAATCTTAATACTATAAAAACTGCTGCTATTATTACAGGTATTCCAATTCTTGTAATTATGATTGTTATGATTATTGGTTGGATGAAGTGGATGGCGAAAGATTTTGATTCTCTATCTATAAAAAAAGAGCAGGTTTAA
- the hisZ gene encoding ATP phosphoribosyltransferase regulatory subunit, giving the protein MRVTTDGVRDVLFSEAKEKKRIESTIRNVFKNRSYDEIISPTLEFYNLFNQGAWPINEEVMYKLLDRKGNILVLRPDMTLPIARIISSRMKSIITPTKVFYTCNVYRINESLKGKLNEFTQGGIEIIGSSSIKADVEVIVTSINALKELGFSEFKIEIGHSGFYRAITRKLNLNKEKEKELKELVENKNSLGIKNFLKDIHMNLGDKHVNLLTKLPNLFGNMDIIDEVESLIEDKDGKDALEEIKNIYGLVDSLGLSKYLSIDLGMIQDISYYTGLVLKGYVNNSGEIVLSGGRYDKLFETFGEKIPATGMAINIDSLVKLVDVENKVKKKKILIWYESDFIKEGNYLYEELGDTYKVELCLLDSKEDCIKYFKEKSYDYLIEIGSLDKVYIRENKETTEINYDKVRNFFEGE; this is encoded by the coding sequence ATGAGGGTGACCACAGATGGAGTTAGGGATGTCTTATTCTCTGAGGCTAAGGAAAAAAAGAGAATAGAATCTACCATAAGAAATGTTTTTAAGAACAGGAGCTATGATGAGATCATATCTCCCACATTAGAATTTTATAATTTATTTAATCAAGGAGCTTGGCCTATAAATGAAGAGGTCATGTATAAGCTACTAGATAGGAAGGGAAATATATTGGTTTTAAGACCGGATATGACCCTTCCTATTGCGCGAATAATATCTTCAAGAATGAAGAGTATAATCACTCCTACAAAGGTTTTTTATACTTGTAATGTTTATAGGATCAATGAAAGCCTAAAGGGTAAATTAAATGAATTTACCCAAGGGGGAATTGAAATAATAGGTTCTTCAAGTATAAAGGCAGATGTGGAAGTAATAGTAACATCCATAAATGCACTGAAGGAACTTGGATTTAGTGAATTTAAAATAGAAATAGGTCATAGTGGCTTTTATAGGGCCATAACTAGAAAATTAAATCTTAATAAGGAAAAGGAAAAAGAGTTAAAGGAACTTGTGGAGAATAAAAATTCTTTAGGAATTAAGAACTTTTTGAAAGATATTCATATGAATCTTGGAGATAAACACGTAAATTTACTGACTAAGCTTCCTAATCTATTTGGGAACATGGATATTATAGATGAAGTGGAAAGTCTAATTGAGGATAAAGATGGAAAGGATGCATTAGAAGAAATTAAAAATATTTATGGTCTTGTAGATTCATTAGGATTATCTAAATACTTATCCATAGATTTAGGTATGATACAGGATATAAGTTATTATACAGGCCTTGTGTTAAAGGGGTATGTTAATAATTCAGGTGAAATAGTTTTAAGTGGTGGAAGATATGATAAACTATTTGAAACCTTTGGAGAAAAAATTCCAGCAACGGGTATGGCTATAAATATAGATTCATTAGTGAAATTGGTAGATGTGGAAAATAAGGTTAAAAAGAAGAAAATATTAATTTGGTACGAAAGTGATTTTATAAAGGAAGGGAATTATCTTTATGAGGAGTTAGGGGATACTTATAAAGTAGAATTGTGCCTATTAGATTCTAAAGAGGATTGTATTAAATATTTTAAAGAGAAATCATATGATTATTTAATAGAAATTGGCTCATTAGATAAAGTATATATAAGAGAAAATAAAGAAACTACAGAAATTAATTATGATAAAGTAAGAAACTTTTTTGAGGGGGAGTAA
- the hisG gene encoding ATP phosphoribosyltransferase, protein MAVVRVALTKGRLEKESIKIFKSIGINSKELENKGRKIIFKSDDNTLEFILVKAKDVLTYVEHGAADMGIVGKDTILEETRDFYEVLDLKVGKCRFALASTPEFKLDGSYRRKKIATKYPNVARKYFVDRGEDVEIIRIEGSVEIAPILGLTDAVVDIVETGRTLKENGLIIVDEICDVSARMIVNKASMKMKKEHISSIIRRLEDYLNNYGEEALA, encoded by the coding sequence TTGGCTGTAGTACGTGTGGCTTTAACTAAGGGAAGGCTTGAGAAGGAAAGCATTAAGATATTTAAAAGTATTGGTATAAATTCAAAGGAACTGGAAAATAAGGGTAGAAAAATAATTTTTAAAAGTGATGATAATACATTAGAGTTCATACTAGTAAAGGCTAAAGATGTACTTACTTATGTGGAACATGGGGCAGCAGATATGGGAATAGTAGGGAAAGATACTATATTAGAGGAAACACGAGATTTTTATGAAGTGTTAGATTTAAAAGTAGGGAAATGTAGATTTGCCTTAGCATCTACACCAGAATTTAAATTAGATGGTTCTTATAGACGAAAAAAGATAGCTACAAAATATCCTAATGTGGCTAGGAAGTATTTTGTAGATAGAGGAGAAGATGTGGAAATAATTCGTATAGAAGGATCTGTGGAAATAGCTCCCATACTGGGATTGACAGATGCCGTTGTAGATATAGTGGAAACGGGTAGAACCTTAAAGGAAAACGGATTAATAATAGTAGATGAAATATGTGATGTAAGTGCCAGGATGATAGTTAATAAGGCCAGTATGAAAATGAAAAAGGAGCACATATCTTCTATTATTAGAAGACTGGAAGACTACTTAAATAATTATGGAGAGGAGGCCCTAGCGTGA
- a CDS encoding UxaA family hydrolase — protein MKLNGYLRPDGSVGVRNLILIIAVDECCEGIARKISEKIDNSVVVTNYYTCMLGGNEETLSNMINAGCNPNVAGALVLAMGCGSIDPNLVAGPINNAGKLAKTLTCIKNTGTRNTINKGIELAKEIEEYANTFKREPVDISKLIVGVKCGGSDTSSGIASNPSVGKSVDLLVDAGATAVSGELFELIGCEDALCNRAVNDDVAQKIRKLIADEEKRWSVPGADLETMSVGNSVGGLTTIEEKSLGALHKTGSKPIQGILQFNQMGYEKPTKPGMYLSEATMLCGGSAMHFAAVGAQIILWTSGGAGFNNPLVPVIRVSGNEDLINEDIDIDATDIMKGLKSSDEIGKRIFDEVIEVANGKKTSIEDIGYSYCSLIQKDIRLEHYLGIKLDKCK, from the coding sequence ATGAAACTTAATGGATATTTAAGACCAGATGGCAGCGTAGGTGTTAGAAATCTAATTTTAATTATTGCAGTAGATGAATGTTGTGAGGGTATTGCAAGAAAAATTTCTGAAAAAATAGATAACTCTGTAGTGGTTACAAATTATTATACTTGTATGCTTGGAGGAAATGAAGAAACCTTAAGCAATATGATTAATGCTGGATGCAACCCAAATGTTGCAGGGGCATTAGTATTAGCTATGGGATGTGGAAGTATAGACCCTAATTTAGTAGCAGGTCCCATAAACAATGCAGGTAAGTTAGCTAAAACTTTAACTTGCATTAAAAACACTGGAACAAGAAACACAATTAATAAAGGAATTGAGTTGGCAAAAGAAATTGAAGAGTATGCTAATACTTTTAAACGTGAACCTGTGGATATTTCAAAACTAATCGTTGGTGTTAAATGTGGTGGCTCTGATACCAGTTCAGGTATTGCATCTAATCCAAGTGTGGGAAAATCAGTTGATCTATTAGTAGATGCAGGAGCAACAGCTGTATCTGGTGAGTTATTTGAACTTATCGGATGTGAAGACGCCTTATGTAATAGGGCGGTTAATGATGACGTTGCTCAGAAGATTAGGAAGCTAATTGCAGATGAAGAAAAAAGATGGAGCGTACCAGGAGCAGACCTTGAAACTATGAGTGTTGGTAACAGTGTTGGTGGACTTACAACAATTGAAGAAAAATCACTTGGTGCCCTTCATAAAACAGGTTCAAAACCAATTCAAGGAATTCTTCAGTTTAATCAGATGGGATATGAGAAGCCTACAAAGCCTGGAATGTATTTGTCAGAAGCAACAATGCTTTGTGGTGGATCTGCAATGCACTTTGCAGCAGTAGGTGCTCAAATTATATTATGGACTAGCGGTGGAGCTGGATTTAATAATCCTCTAGTACCAGTTATACGTGTAAGCGGAAATGAAGATTTAATAAATGAAGATATAGATATTGATGCAACAGACATAATGAAAGGTTTAAAATCATCTGATGAAATTGGAAAAAGAATTTTTGATGAAGTAATTGAAGTGGCTAATGGAAAGAAAACTAGTATAGAAGATATTGGATATTCTTATTGTAGTCTTATTCAAAAGGATATACGACTTGAACATTATTTAGGTATCAAATTAGATAAATGTAAATAA
- a CDS encoding sigma-54 interaction domain-containing protein: MDKQFSGNNKEEVKSLISPEKLKKILDNAYDEIFVYDNNYDVVYVNRACERHYGMKAEAIIGKNFYELEDDENWYPSVLPMVYKKKRRMTIEQKSYLGQTLITTAVPVFDDDENIEFVVMSVRDTLPDIALIRNEFEKNQDNLRKKKSKKLERDEIEIVSDKIIHKSDSMKELISFTNRVSKVDSTIMILGESGAGKGILAKYIHSMSKRCDKSILTLNCAAIPEDLLESELFGYSKGAFTGADYGGKVGLLELADKGTLFLDEIGELSPRLQAKLLHVIQDKQFIPIGSKEIKSVDIRIITATNRDLLELIEQKQFREDLYYRLNVVEIDIPPLRERPDDIIALSNYFINKFNKKYERTCSISKECMNFFIRYHWPGNVRQLMNAVERLVVTSIKPTIEINDLPKVFFRKLESDNRYFPESYASAKESFEKDLVIKAFKRFKTTRKVSEALKISQSKASYLKRRYCPSE; this comes from the coding sequence ATGGATAAACAATTTAGTGGAAATAATAAGGAAGAAGTAAAAAGTTTAATTTCTCCTGAAAAGCTAAAAAAGATATTAGATAATGCCTACGACGAAATTTTTGTTTATGATAATAACTATGATGTAGTTTATGTGAACAGAGCATGTGAAAGGCATTACGGCATGAAAGCAGAAGCCATTATTGGGAAAAACTTTTATGAATTAGAGGATGATGAAAATTGGTATCCTTCCGTATTACCTATGGTTTATAAGAAAAAAAGAAGAATGACTATTGAACAGAAATCCTATCTTGGACAAACACTAATTACAACAGCAGTACCTGTATTTGATGATGATGAGAATATCGAATTTGTAGTTATGAGTGTAAGAGATACTCTCCCTGACATAGCCTTAATAAGAAATGAATTTGAAAAAAATCAAGATAATCTTAGGAAAAAAAAATCAAAGAAATTAGAACGTGATGAAATTGAAATAGTATCAGATAAAATCATTCACAAAAGTGATAGTATGAAAGAATTGATTAGCTTCACAAATAGAGTTTCTAAGGTTGATTCTACAATAATGATTCTAGGTGAATCGGGGGCAGGCAAAGGAATCCTTGCAAAGTATATACATAGTATGAGTAAGCGCTGTGATAAATCAATCCTAACCTTAAATTGTGCTGCAATACCTGAAGATTTGCTTGAGTCAGAATTGTTCGGTTATTCTAAGGGAGCCTTTACTGGAGCGGATTATGGTGGAAAAGTAGGACTATTAGAATTGGCAGATAAAGGCACATTATTCTTAGATGAAATCGGAGAACTTTCTCCAAGACTTCAAGCAAAGCTTTTACATGTAATTCAAGATAAACAATTTATCCCTATAGGAAGCAAGGAAATAAAAAGTGTTGATATAAGAATAATAACTGCCACTAACCGTGACTTGCTAGAACTTATAGAACAGAAGCAGTTCAGAGAAGATTTGTATTATAGACTAAATGTTGTTGAAATTGATATACCACCCTTAAGGGAAAGACCAGATGATATTATAGCATTAAGCAATTATTTTATAAATAAATTTAATAAAAAGTATGAGCGTACTTGCAGTATATCAAAAGAATGTATGAATTTTTTCATTAGATATCATTGGCCTGGGAATGTGAGACAGCTCATGAATGCAGTTGAGCGATTAGTTGTAACATCAATTAAACCTACTATTGAAATTAACGATCTCCCAAAAGTATTTTTTAGAAAGTTAGAGTCGGATAATAGGTATTTTCCTGAATCTTATGCTTCTGCTAAGGAGAGCTTTGAGAAAGATTTAGTTATTAAAGCTTTTAAGCGATTTAAAACTACTCGAAAAGTATCAGAAGCACTAAAAATAAGTCAGAGTAAAGCATCCTATCTTAAACGAAGATATTGTCCTTCCGAATAA
- a CDS encoding Fe-S-containing hydro-lyase — MKKITTPLTEEKLKDIKAGDTVYITGTIYTGRDAAHGRLIESLNKGEELPFDVKDQIIYYVGPAPAKPGAVIGSAGPTTSYRMDDLTVPLLKLGLNGMIGKGSRSDEVIEGMKEYGAIYFAAIGGAGALIADSIKEVEIVAYEDLGPEAIRKLRVEDFPVIAVIDSEGNNVYKTERAKYEK; from the coding sequence ATAAAGAAGATAACAACACCTTTAACAGAAGAAAAGCTTAAAGATATAAAGGCTGGAGATACTGTATATATTACAGGAACCATATATACGGGAAGAGATGCGGCCCATGGAAGATTAATAGAATCATTGAATAAAGGGGAAGAATTACCCTTTGATGTAAAAGACCAAATAATATATTATGTGGGACCTGCCCCTGCAAAACCAGGAGCAGTAATTGGTTCAGCTGGACCAACTACTAGTTATAGAATGGATGATTTAACAGTACCTTTGTTGAAACTAGGATTAAATGGTATGATAGGTAAGGGAAGTAGAAGTGACGAAGTAATAGAAGGTATGAAAGAGTATGGGGCTATTTATTTTGCTGCCATAGGAGGAGCTGGAGCACTAATTGCTGACTCTATTAAGGAAGTAGAAATTGTGGCGTATGAGGATTTAGGACCTGAAGCCATAAGAAAATTAAGAGTAGAGGATTTTCCAGTTATAGCTGTAATAGATAGTGAAGGAAACAATGTATATAAGACAGAAAGAGCAAAATACGAAAAGTAG
- a CDS encoding histidinol phosphate phosphatase, whose product MFDTHVHTSISDDCKMPIEDAIKRAKGLGIGMVVTDHMDINYPKDNLFVFDVDDFFNRYEKYRSDKVLLGIEMGLRPDAIDENRNLEKNYDFDYVLGSIHVVNSVDIYEERFYLEKSKKEAYVEYFKAMLDGVRENEFIDSLAHIDYIGRYAKYDDTEIYYDDYREVIDEILREVAMREKSLEINTRRLGNRSTLNELFNTYKRFYELGGKTVTIGSDGHTTESIGVNFKEAMELASSCNLRPVYYKRRKCEYI is encoded by the coding sequence ATGTTTGATACACATGTACATACTAGCATATCTGATGATTGCAAGATGCCCATAGAAGATGCTATAAAAAGAGCTAAAGGATTAGGTATAGGAATGGTTGTAACAGATCATATGGATATAAATTATCCAAAAGATAATTTATTTGTGTTTGATGTGGATGATTTTTTTAATAGATATGAAAAATATAGAAGTGATAAAGTTTTATTGGGAATAGAAATGGGTTTGAGACCTGATGCCATAGACGAAAATAGAAATTTAGAAAAGAATTATGATTTCGATTATGTACTAGGCTCTATTCATGTGGTAAATAGTGTGGATATATATGAAGAAAGATTTTATTTAGAAAAAAGTAAAAAGGAAGCTTATGTAGAATACTTTAAAGCCATGTTAGATGGAGTTAGGGAAAATGAGTTCATAGATAGTCTAGCCCATATAGATTATATAGGAAGATATGCAAAGTATGATGATACGGAAATATATTATGATGACTATAGGGAAGTAATAGATGAAATATTAAGAGAAGTGGCAATGAGGGAGAAATCTTTAGAAATAAATACGAGAAGACTTGGAAATAGAAGTACTTTAAATGAGTTATTTAATACTTATAAAAGATTCTATGAACTAGGTGGAAAAACTGTAACTATAGGCTCTGATGGACACACTACAGAAAGTATAGGTGTTAATTTTAAAGAGGCAATGGAATTGGCTAGTAGTTGTAATTTAAGACCCGTTTATTATAAAAGAAGAAAATGTGAATATATATAG
- a CDS encoding NAD(P)-dependent malic enzyme, which translates to MADYNKLALEIHEEKKGKIAVVSKVEVKNKDDLSTAYTPGVAEPCREIHKNKDDVYRYTSKGNLVAVVSDGSAVLGLGDIGASASIPVMEGKAVLFKAFGDVDAFPICLDTQDVDEIVRTVKLMEPVFGGVNLEDIAAPRCFEIESKLKEILDIPVFHDDQHGTAIVVAAGVINALKLVDKKIEDIEAVVNGAGSAGIAITKLLLNMGIKNVVMSDINGAITLDSPDINWAQKEMAKITNKNNEKGKLGDIMVGKDLFIGVSAPNIVTKEMVSSMNEKSIIFAMANPVPEIMPDLAKEAGAYIMGTGRSDFPNQVNNVLAFPGVFRGALDVKASDINEEMKIAAAYAVANTVKEEELSTDHILPKAFDKTVADNVAEAVKKAARESGVARI; encoded by the coding sequence ATGGCTGATTATAATAAATTAGCATTAGAAATCCATGAAGAAAAGAAGGGGAAAATAGCCGTAGTAAGTAAAGTAGAAGTTAAAAATAAGGATGATTTATCTACAGCATATACTCCAGGAGTAGCTGAGCCTTGTAGAGAAATACATAAAAATAAAGATGACGTGTATAGATATACATCAAAGGGAAATTTAGTAGCTGTAGTTAGTGATGGAAGTGCCGTATTAGGTTTAGGCGATATTGGAGCTAGTGCATCTATTCCAGTAATGGAAGGGAAGGCTGTATTGTTTAAGGCTTTCGGAGATGTGGATGCATTTCCTATTTGTTTAGATACTCAAGATGTGGATGAGATAGTGAGAACTGTAAAACTTATGGAACCTGTATTTGGGGGAGTAAATTTAGAGGATATAGCAGCACCAAGATGTTTTGAAATAGAATCTAAATTAAAGGAAATATTAGATATTCCAGTGTTTCATGACGATCAACATGGTACAGCCATAGTAGTGGCAGCAGGAGTGATAAATGCATTAAAGTTAGTAGATAAGAAAATTGAAGATATAGAGGCCGTTGTAAATGGAGCCGGTTCTGCTGGTATTGCCATAACTAAACTCTTATTAAACATGGGAATTAAAAACGTAGTAATGAGTGATATTAATGGAGCTATAACACTAGATAGCCCTGATATAAACTGGGCTCAAAAGGAAATGGCTAAGATAACTAATAAAAATAATGAAAAGGGAAAATTAGGAGATATAATGGTAGGAAAGGATTTATTCATAGGAGTTTCTGCACCTAATATTGTAACTAAGGAAATGGTAAGTTCTATGAATGAAAAGTCAATTATATTTGCCATGGCTAATCCAGTACCAGAAATTATGCCTGATTTAGCTAAAGAGGCAGGAGCTTACATTATGGGAACTGGAAGAAGTGATTTCCCTAACCAGGTAAATAATGTATTAGCATTCCCAGGAGTATTTAGAGGAGCCTTAGATGTGAAGGCAAGTGACATAAATGAAGAAATGAAAATAGCTGCAGCCTATGCAGTGGCTAATACGGTGAAAGAAGAAGAATTAAGTACAGATCATATATTACCAAAGGCATTTGATAAAACCGTTGCAGATAATGTGGCAGAAGCTGTTAAAAAAGCTGCTAGAGAATCGGGTGTAGCAAGAATATAA